A genomic region of Branchiostoma lanceolatum isolate klBraLanc5 chromosome 4, klBraLanc5.hap2, whole genome shotgun sequence contains the following coding sequences:
- the LOC136433786 gene encoding serine/threonine-protein phosphatase 2A 56 kDa regulatory subunit gamma isoform-like isoform X6, protein MRVNGGPQTARRPTNAVAPMEIMVTDARPEEREDLFVQKLRQCCVVFDFVNDPLSDLKWKEVKRAALNEMVEYVTHNRGVITEAVYPEAVNMFSINVFRTLPPTSNPNGAEFDPEEDEPTLEAAWPHLQIVYEFFLRFLESPDFQPNTAKKYIDQKFVLQLLDLFDSEDPRERDFLKTTLHRIYGKFLGLRAYIRKQINNIFYRFIYETEHHNGIAELLEVLGSIINGFALPLKEEHKVFLLKVLLPLHKVKSLSVYHPQLAYCVVQFLEKDASLTEPVIMGLLKFWPKVHSPKEVMFLNELEEILDVIEPSEFQKVMVPLFRQLAGCVSSPHFQVAERALYYWNNEYIMSLISDNAQVILPIMFPALYKNSKTHWNKTIHGLIYNALKLFMEMNQKLFDDCTQRYKAERQKEKEKVREREEAWDRIEHIAQTNPMCDGYLENSRLPHSPGSSGSVAMETDAKDDAELSLDKMNERGQAGVSRGRDLKKMLPRRKSELPHDSLTLRALSDHKRADDYLTTSPETS, encoded by the exons ATGCGGGTGAATGGGGGTCCTCAGACTGCGCGCCGACCCACCAACGCTGTAGCACCAATGGAAATCATGGTTACCG ACGCGAGACCAGAGGAGCGCGAGGACCTGTTTGTGCAGAAGCTGCGGCAGTGCTGCGTCGTCTTCGACTTCGTGAACGACCCCCTGAGCGACCTGAAATGGAAGGAGGTGAAGAGAGCGGCGCTGAACGAGATGGTGGAGTATGTGACCCACAACAGGGGCGTCATCACGGAGGCCGTGTACCCAGAGGCAGTCAATATG TTCTCAATAAACGTGTTCCGCACGTTGCCGCCTACATCCAACCCCAACGGAGCCGAGTTTGACCCAGAGGAAGACGAACCAACGCTAGAGGCTGCGTGGCCACATTTACAG ATCGTTTATGAGTTCTTTCTGAGGTTCCTGGAGTCCCCCGACTTCCAACCAAACACAGCCAAGAAGTACATAGACCAGAAGTTTGTTTTACAG CTGCTGGACCTATTCGACAGTGAAGATCCTCGGGAGCGGGATTTCTTGAAAACGACGCTGCATCGCATCTACGGCAAATTCCTCGGGCTCAGGGCTTACATCAGAAAACAGATCAATAACATATTTTATAG GTTTATATATGAAACAGAACACCACAACGGCATAGCAGAACTTCTAGAGGTCTTGGGAAG TATAATCAATGGGTTTGCGCTGCCGCTGAAGGAGGAACATAAGGTGTTCTTACTGAAGGTCCTGCTGCCCCTCCACAAGGTCAAGTCTCTCAGCGTCTACCATCCCCAGCTGGCCTACTGTGTAGTCCAGTTCCTAGAGAAGGATGCTAGTCTTACAGAACCA GTAATAATGGGACTACTAAAGTTCTGGCCAAAGGTCCATAGTCCAAAAGAG GTAATGTTCCTGAATGAATTAGAGGAAATCCTAGACGTGATTGAGCCCTCTGAGTTCCAGAAGGTTATGGTCCCCCTCTTCAGACAGCTGGCAGGGTGTGTCTCCAGTCCACATTTCCAG GTAGCAGAACGGGCGTTGTATTACTGGAACAACGAGTACATAATGAGTTTGATCAGTGACAACGCTCAGGTCATACTTCCCATCATGTTCCCAGCTCTCTACAAGAACTCCAAAACGCACTGGAACAA GACAATCCATGGCCTGATCTACAATGCTTTAAAGCTGTTTATGGAGATGAACCAGAAGTTGTTTGACGACTGTACCCAACGGTACAAAGCTGAGAGACAAAA agaaaaagaaaaggttAGGGAAAGAGAAGAGGCTTGGGATAGGATAGAACACATAGCTCAGACCAACCCTATG TGCGACGGGTATCTTGAAAACTCTAGGCTACCGCATTCCCCTGGCAGCAGCGggtccgttgccatggaaacagacGCCAAGGACGATGCGGAGCTGTCCttagacaaaatgaatgaaagagGACAG GCTGGAGTCAGTAGGGGTAGAGATTTGAAGAAGATGCTGCCACGCCGGAAGTCGGAGCTCCCCCATGACTCCCTGACCCTGCGAGCTTTGTCCGATCACAAACGTGCCGACGATTACCTCACTACCTCCCCCGAAACCAGCTGA